From the genome of Bactrocera oleae isolate idBacOlea1 chromosome 2, idBacOlea1, whole genome shotgun sequence, one region includes:
- the LOC106622000 gene encoding ciliary microtubule associated protein 1B, with product MSKRPLGPGPGAYMLPPNVGYDNHDARKQRMPQYSFGTRSYKHEKLIGPGPGAYKVDTLTRYGISRGNQFTIQGRTYVKEKRFGPGPGAHDVHLKPFFKGTDAPAYSMSWRNAYNFKSSTPGPNAYGVDVSPIKPGFPAYSMGMRCGISGKQHSPGPAAYGAGNLSVKLPRSPEYSIAGRNPYYYKKIGPGPNYYDLMYYRPGKSGQAYSFGIRHNEFAPPMIVKCDNM from the exons ATGAGTAAAAGGCCTTTAG GTCCCGGACCCGGCGCTTACATGCTGCCGCCGAATGTCGGCTATGACAACCATGATGCTCGTAAGCAACGTATGCCACAGTACTCGTTTGGCACGCGCTCATACAAGCACGAAAAATTAATTGGCCCAGGACCGGGAGCCTATAAGGTGGATACCTTGACGCGTTATGGCATTAGTCGTGGAAATCAATTTACGATCCAAGGCAGAACATATGTGAAAG AAAAACGATTTGGCCCAGGACCTGGTGCACATGATGTACATCTAAAGCCGTTCTTTAAGGGCACTGATGCGCCAGCATATTCTATGTCTTGGCGCAATGCCTATAACTTCAAGAGCTCTACACCTGGTCCCAATGCATATGGTGTGGATGTGTCACCAATTAAACCGGGATTTCCAGCATACAGCAT GGGCATGCGATGTGGTATATCGGGTAAACAACATTCTCCCGGACCAGCTGCTTATGGTGCTGGAAATCTCTCGGTGAAACTACCACGAAGTCCTGAGTATTCAATTGCCGGACGAAATCCCtactattacaaaaaaattggaCCTGGTCCAAACTATTATGATCTAATGTACTATCGTCCCGGTAAATCGGGACAGGCTTACTCGTTCGGTATACGACACAACGAGTTTGCGCCACCAATGATTGTTAAGTGTGATAATATGTGA
- the LOC106622008 gene encoding (E3-independent) E2 ubiquitin-conjugating enzyme, producing the protein MMATNADSDHNQQQLRSGEHELQPNDSEKFLQDKGAATTNKSIEVNSNNCCVNSIGCTYVQEDESVESEFLPVKLGTPITREQMPTDISTDSDAKGQKSPALGRGVGGDLPADNQYFFEDEVFRVDKKGRVKFGLVIETSETYSGDEDDDFDDVLLKGEVRVAWYPDGKEEVQPEGAIALADRTLMPGDVVRRLVPGKDTQRGYCRDISMHADVKVLGTKYVIKNVMTERLRPINNWQRDSAVCLDSWVGSTKDVEEKAVLRSTAGARMEISSHNFFGFTDYNSRNTHGIFNPHVFYPGNTVVGRLPSLDDVKLLTPNIPIHKNKKGKPFKAKYTIESVETDSVWVHWQCKALSEENAIDTSVLEQPNPCVSGEDLLRLKRLNLFESCMVQISDRNYLKFSNLDNFIKKSQWEKEQASKFKVALAQIQKTENQYGGLVNSVGQTNAGSNSSHHMEKTKKKSSLIDADTKSAKPKKSTLKTDKLGSSNSRDKTSNETSVDHSASNFPSRKASKTSGEPEWVTDDDDEDDDEDVYFNDDFCEDRVSTTTCSSPSPHHSPKHSKRHLLKKKSKVPTKRSSLMVPEFQPKDGDELVTEALLVYSTATVVWQDGTVEAGISSTQLYPIHHLDNHEFFPGDFVVCGKEDGDITYRDYGVIQMVDHQGRTARVKWYTTYTSADEPRPKYNGETEVSVYDLKDHPDFQYRPGTMVIRVANFVGADATCTAGQIIDNFIDGRAKVWWVDGHISMCWPQDLFEVGQYDHADWGHESDDSWETESENSELGGSTPIIALEESHIITNIERTRIAIARLEEIFNMSPNLQNAEVMRNLLNVYKGCRYLDRLLNTSFFHEDNFQGLIERVRKGGTQSIAERAQDRKNRLFSYVQATSPNVKHQAIAPLDSVEKTPPKQLTDDKYAGGAHEIATITNTPKEYAPKILFNISPTPFKSPSSGTGGGPSSTITSPLVLPVLRLKSTTSISTVTQAQSTHNLFENAGVKKATSSTTEAQSSVHNSGNADIKTYTGGANISTHQKNILAQNNQLLNSAMLNIERAFEKTCQLKSAIGSSQDDSGNCSRNENCDGSSTSYSDLTNGSVKVNDDQNSMSCSSIEFNEDAAPEMDCVRLCALLKEQLVKCIQQIREKYYKGENINLSEVFSFDGIEETQIEDPMEVDDEESTEGQDPETSTIEYKQQINLTKCDPVAMSTPSEANACISLDSVLSSPIEAISTPIANSEYFQVLPQAPPGHKFQLTIFHPNNTQQYYRAVQREHRMLKTSLPPGVWVKVFEDRMDLLSVMIEGPKKTPYEDGLFFFDIQLGREYPKSPPLCHYISYCSDRLNPNLYEDGKVCVSLLGTWAGRDSEVWGANSTLLQVIVSIQGLILVPEPYFNEAGYEKQKGTQQGSENSRMYNEMVIIKMVQSSTKLLQQPPELFRQEICEHWNQRGLSMYERINGWMELSKATTNNQNEEATAKTVSEEMHQPKQTNTNEVNAEEPKVTFASPDFPLVPASRGFCLTLAGLLETFNSKLVALKAERKLLVGKSDATATERHLE; encoded by the exons ATGATGGCAACGAATGCAGATAGTGACCACAATCAGCAGCAGTTGAGAAGCGGTGAACACGAGCTACAACCCAATGATTCGGAAAAATTTCTTCAGGATAAAGGGGCAGCAACTACTAATAAATCAATAGAAGTAAACTCAAACAATTGTTGTGTAAATTCCATTGGATGCACATATGTTCAAGAAGACGAGTCTGTAGAGTCCGAATTTTTGCCTGTAAAACTTGGAACACCTATTACTCGAGAACAAATGCCAACCGACATATCAACTGATAGCGATGCTAAAGGACAAAAGAGTCCTGCTTTGGGGCGTGGTGTTGGCGGCGACTTGCCTGCGGACAATCAATACTTCTTTGAAGATGAAGTTTTCCGCGTTGATAAGAAGGGTCGTGTCAAATTTGGTCTTGTAATTGAGACGTCTGAAACATATTCCGGTGATGAAGATGACGATTTCGATGACGTGCTTCTAAAAGGTGAAGTACGAGTAGCATGGTATCCTGATGGCAAAGAGGAGGTGCAGCCTGAAGGGGCG ATTGCATTAGCTGATCGCACTTTAATGCCAGGTGATGTTGTGCGACGATTGGTGCCGGGCAAGGACACTCAACGCGGTTACTGTCGTGACATTAGCATGCATGCCGATGTCAAAGTGCTGGGAACAAAGTATGTTATTAAAAACGTAATGACAGAAAGACTGCGTCCGATCAATAATTGGCAACGAGATAGCGCCGTTTGCTTAGATTCATGGGTGGGAAGCACCAAGGATGTAGAAGAAAAAGCTGTATTAAG GTCAACTGCCGGCGCTCGCATGGAAATCTCATCccacaatttttttggttttactgATTATAATTCCCGCAATACACACGGCATATTTAATCCTCATGTATTTTATCCCGGGAACACTGTGGTCGGACGATTGCCATCTTTAGATGATGTCAAACTATTAACACCTAATATACCgatacataaaaacaaaaaaggcaaACCTTTCAAAGCAAAA TATACTATTGAATCAGTTGAGACCGATTCGGTTTGGGTTCACTGGCAATGTAAGGCTCTCTCTGAAGAAAATGCTATTGACACCAGCGTGTTAGAGCAACCAAATCCTTGTGTGAGCGGTGAAGACTTGTTGCGCCTAAAACGCCTGAATCTCTTCGAATCATGTATGGTACAAATAAGTGATCGCAACTACTTAAAATTCTCTAACCTTgataactttataaaaaaatcacaatGGGAGAAAGAGCAAG CTAGTAAATTTAAAGTAGCGTTAGCGCAAATCCAAAAAACCGAAAATCAGTATGGTGGTTTAGTCAATTCCGTCGGTCAAACTAATGCCGGCAGTAATAGTTCACATCATATGGAGAAAACCAAAAAGAAGTCAAGTTTAATAGATGCtgatactaaaagcgcgaagcCCAAAAAATCTACATTAAAAACTGATAAGCTAGGCAGTTCAAATAGCAGAGACAAAACATCAAACGAAACTTCTGTCGATCATAGTGCATCCAATTTTCCATCGAGAAAAGCTTCAAAAACCAGTGGAGAACCAGAATGGGTAACAGACGATGATGACGAGGACGACGATGAAGACGTTTACTTCAACGATGATTTCTGTGAGGATCGCGTCAGTACTACAACCTGCTCAAGTCCTTCTCCTCATCATAGCCCGAAACATAGCAAAAGACatctattaaaaaagaaaagtaaaGTACCTACCAAACGTTCCTCTTTGATGGTTCCAGAATTTCAACCGAAAGACGGCGATGAATTAGTTACCGAAGCTCTTTTAGTATACAGTACTGCCACAGTGGTTTGGCAGGATGGTACCGTGGAGGCTGGCATATCTTCTACACAGTTGTACCCCATACATCATTTAGATAATCAT GAGTTTTTCCCTGGTGACTTCGTTGTATGCGGCAAGGAAGATGGTGATATAACTTATCGCGACTATGGCGTTATACAAATGGTGGATCATCAGGGGCGCACAGCACGCGTCAAATGGTATACAACATatacatctgctgatgaaccgAG GCCGAAATACAATGGCGAGACAGAAGTTAGCGTGTATGATTTAAAAGATCATCCTGATTTTCAATATCGTCCTGGAACTATGGTTATACGCGTTGCAAACTTTGTGGGTGCGGATGCCACATGTACCGCAGGTCAAATCATAGATAATTTCATTGACGGACGAGCGAAAGTGTGGTGGGTTGACGGACATATAAGTATGTGCTGGCCGCAAGATTTATTTGAAGTTGGCCAATACGACCACGCTGATTGGGGACACGAATCGGATGACTCGTGGGAGACTGAGTCTGAAAATAGTGAACTAGGAGGAAGCACGCCAATAATAGCGCTGGAAGAATCCCACATCATAACAAACATTGAGCGTACACGCATTGCTATTGCACGCCTTGAGGAAATTTTCAATATGAGTCCGAATTTGCAGAATGCCGAA GTTATGCGTAATTTGTTAAATGTTTACAAAGGTTGTCGCTACTTGGATCGCTTATTAAACACCAGCTTCTTTCACGAAGACAATTTCCAG GGTCTAATTGAACGTGTACGCAAAGGCGGAACTCAATCGATTGCGGAGCGCGCACAAGACCGAAAAAATCGTCTATTTAGTTATGTGCAAGCTACCTCACCAAATGTCAAGCATCAAGCTATTGCGCCTCTGGATAGTGTAGAAAAGACGCCGCCAAAACAACTTACCGATGATAAATACGCCGGCGGTGCGCACGAAATCGCCACCATCACTAATACACCTAAGGAATATGCGCCGAAGATACTCTTCAACATCTCCCCAACACCGTTTAAATCCCCATCGTCCGGCACAGGTGGTGGACCATCGAGTACTATCACTTCTCCGTTGGTACTACCTGTGCTGAGGTTAAAATCAACCACATCGATTTCTACTGTAACACAAGCACAATCCACACATAATTTGTTCGAAAACGCTGGGGTAAAGAAAGCCACTTCAAGTACTACTGAGGCACAGTCAAGTGTTCATAATAGCGGAAATGCAGATATTAAGACCTACACTGGTGGCGCCAATATATCCAcgcatcaaaaaaatattctggCACAGAATAATCAATTGCTTAACTCTGCAATGCTCAACATTGAAAGAGCATTTGAGAAAACTTGTCAATTAAAATCAGCAATAGGATCATCACAG GATGACTCTGGCAACTGTTCACGCAATGAGAACTGTGATGGCAGTTCCACCAGTTACTCGGATCTCACTAACGGTTCGGTGAAAGTTAATGACGATCAAAACTCGATGTCCTGCAGCAGCATTGAATTTAATGAAGACGCTGCACCTGAAATGGATTGTGTGCGCCTTTGTGCTCTACTAAAGGAACAATTGGTTAAATGCATACAACAGATTCGGGAAAAATACTACAAAGGCGAGAATAttaacttaagtgaagtattcAGTTTTGACGGAATTGAGGAAACACAAATTGAGGACCCTATGGAGGTAGATGATGAAGAGTCAACGGAAGGCCAGGATCCTGAAACGTCCACAATAGAATATAAGCAACAAATAAACCTCACCAAATGCGACCCAGTTGCTATGAGTACACCATCGGAAGCCAATGCATGCATATCGCTGGATTCTGTTCTAAGTTCACCCATTGAGGCAATTTCCACTCCAATCGCGAACTCTgaatattttcaagttttacCTCAAGCACCGCCCGGTCACAAGTTTCAATTGACTATTTTTCATCCGAATAATACCCAACAATATTATAGAGCTGTACAACGTGAGCATCGCATGCTAAAGACTTCACTGCCGCCCGGCGTATGGGTTAA AGTTTTTGAAGATCGTATGGATTTACTAAGTGTCATGATTGAGGGCCCGAAGAAAACACCGTATGAAGATGGCTTATTTTTCTTTGATATACAACTTGGTCGCGAATATCCGAAGAGTCCGCCATTGTGCCATTACATCAGCTATTGCTCCGATCGCCTAAATCCGAACCTATACGAAGACGGCAAAGTTTGTGTATCTTTGCTAGGCACATGGGCTGGACGCGACTCGGAGGTTTGGGGCGCAAATAGCACTCTCCTACAAGTGATCGTGTCTATACAGGGTCTCATATTGGTGCCCGAACCGTACTTCAACGAGGCTGGTTACGAAAAACAAAAAG GCACTCAGCAAGGTAGTGAAAACTCTCGTATGTACAATGAAATGGTTATTATAAAAATGGTGCAGTCATCCACGAAACTGCTGCAACAGCCACCAGAACTCTTTCGACAAGAAATATGCGAACATTGGAATCAACGCGGCCTTTCAATGTATGAACGCATTAATGGTTGGATGGAATTATCCAAGGCCACGACAAATAACCAAAACGAAGAGGCTACAGCGAAAACTGTATCGGAAGAGATGCACCAGCCGaagcaaacaaatacaaatgaag TCAACGCTGAAGAACCCAAAGTTACGTTCGCTTCACCCGATTTTCCACTTGTACCTGCAAGCCGTGGCTTTTGTCTGACATTAGCTGGCCTCTTAGaaacttttaattcaaaattagtaGCGTTAAAAGCGGAACGTAAACTACTAGTGGGGAAAAGTGACGCAACAGCGACTGAACGCCACCTTGAATAG
- the SPE gene encoding spaetzle-processing enzyme: protein MLHLINACVIALLMFFYTVPNISAITYGRCVSPFNGNGTCVQLIECQFIVDIISGPLNAENEEKLRKSQCGYDNTFKDNSHRIVVCCPEKHLKDPTSHIRIGRQEGLGNVLPFAGECGSTISDFIYGGNKTRILDYPWMALLRYKTRSNELEFLCGGSLINSRYVLTAAHCISRSNSNNERVLHSVRLGEWDIRTDPDCEVDINGKKSCAPPFTELGIEKAIAHPNYISNSNEQFYDIALLRLEQSVSYTDFIRPICLPASTDLCDSMFVNSTMEVAGWGATNKPKAASSPVKMAINVGIWETDKCKIIYKSSNRFIDGTHQLCAGGMSGIDSCRGDSGGPLMMPELINNRFIYFVAGVISFGPKPCGYNGWPGVYARVGNYVEWIKGAMEPLFVSYGVCNTPVGVPGHCVPLSDCPSLLNLVDFVLKDNNILNHLRNSFCGSDVNATSGADKTRVCCPDNPNAENNDRESGKMLPPPGTCGITFSMRIFGGVESQVDEYPWSALIKYQRPYNATALNCAGVLINQRYVLSAAHCLRNPSIPITWKLDSVRLGEWDTRTDPDCYETADGNKNCWPPYVEVKIERIIVHDKYIPHSQSEFYDIALIRMADNVNYSETIRPICLPLSNVLRQMTFENEYADVAGWGRTEVSSYSAVKRTISLLIWDTDVCAQKFQTIQTPVNKTLQLCAGGQPMQDTCQGDSGAPLTMRGRLINSPHFVVGIVSFGIQPCGMASWPGIYTRVTYYVDWILNNLED, encoded by the exons atgttgcatttAATCAACGCATGTGTCATTGCATTGCTTATGTTTTTTTACACTGTGCCTAACATTT CCGCGATTACTTATGGCCGTTGCGTCTCACCTTTCAATGGCAACGGTACCTGTGTGCAGTTAATCGAGTGTCAATTTATTGTGGACATCATTTCTGGGCCTTTGAATGCCGAAAATGAGGAAAAACTCCGAAAAAGTCAATGTGGCTATGACAACACTTTCAAAGATAATTCACACCGAATTGTG GTTTGTTGTCCAGAAAAACACTTGAAAGACCCAACTTCACATATAAGGATCGGGAGGCAAGAGGGCCTTGGAAATGTTTTACCCTTTGCCGGTGAATGCGGTAGTACGATTTCAGACTTTATATATGGCGGTAATAAGACAAGAATTTTAGACTATCCATGGATGGCCTTACTTCGATATAAAACAC GTAGTAATGAACTGGAATTTCTCTGCGGTGGCAGTTTAATCAATTCCCGTTATGTGCTCACGGCTGCGCATTGCATAAGTCGAAGCAATTCGAACAACGAAAGAGTTTTGCATAGTGTTCGATTGGGTGAATGGGATATTAGGACGGATCCTGACTGTGAGGTGGACATAAACGGCAAGAAGTCTTGCGCACCGCCGTTCACTGAGTTGGGCATAGAAAAGGCAATAGCACATCCCAACTACATAAGCAACTCAAATGAACAGTTCTACGACATAGCTTTACTGCGTCTGGAGCAGAGTGTGTCATATACCGATTTTATACGTCCGATTTGTTTACCGGCATCTACCGACTTGTGTGACAGCATGTTCGTGAACAGCACAATGGAAGTGGCTGGCTGGGGAGCCACAAACAAACCCAAAGCTGCCTCATCGCCAGTAAAAATGGCTATTAATGTGGGGATCTGGGAAACGGATAAGTGTAAAATCATTTATAAATCGTCGAATCGCTTTATCGATGGCACGCACCAATTGTGCGCTGGTGGCATGAGTGGAATTGATTCGTGTCGTGGTGATTCTGGTGGACCACTGATGATGCCTGAGTTAATAAATAAtcgctttatttattttgtggcaGGCGTTATTTCCTTTGGTCCAAAACCATGTGGTTATAACGGTTGGCCAGGTGTTTACGCGCGCGTGGGTAACTACGTGGAATGGATAAAAGGTGCAATGGAGCCCT TGTTTGTGAGTTATGGCGTTTGCAACACACCTGTCGGAGTTCCAGGTCATTGCGTACCGTTGTCCGACTGCCCAAGTTTACTTAATTTAGTCGATTTTGTTCTTAAAGACAATAATATACTAAATCATTTGCGTAATAGTTTCTGTGGCTCTGACGTCAATGCCACATCAGGAGCGGATAAGACACGT GTCTGCTGTCCAGATAATCCAAATGCGGAAAATAACGATAGGGAATCGGGTAAAATGTTACCACCACCAGGCACTTGCGGAATCACTTTCAGTATGCGAATTTTTGGCGGCGTAGAATCCCAGGTGGATGAGTATCCGTGGTCGGCACTGATAAAGTACCAGAGAC CATACAATGCCACAGCACTAAACTGTGCCGGCGTGCTCATCAACCAACGCTACGTGCTCAGCGCCGCGCACTGTCTCAGGAATCCTAGTATACCGATCACATGGAAGCTCGACAGTGTACGTCTCGGTGAGTGGGATACCAGAACAGATCCTGATTGCTATGAAACTGCCGACGGCAATAAAAACTGTTGGCCTCCATATGTGGAGGTGAAGATCGAACGTATCATCGTCCATGATAAGTATATACCACATTCACAATCGGAATTCTATGACATTGCACTAATACGCATGGCGGACAATGTTAACTATTCAGAGACCATACGACCCATTTGTCTGCCACTTTCCAACGTATTACGACAAATGacatttgaaaatgaatatgcCGATGTGGCTGGTTGGGGCCGCACGGAGGTGAGCTCCTATAGTGCTGTGAAAAGGACCATCTCACTGCTAATTTGGGATACGGATGTGTGTGCGCAAAAGTTCCAAACCATACAAACTCCAGTGAATAAGACACTGCAGTTGTGTGCAGGTGGACAGCCGATGCAGGACACATGTCAGGGCGATTCCGGGGCGCCGCTGACGATGCGTGGGCGTCTGATAAATTCACCACACTTTGTAGTAGGTATTGTATCGTTCGGTATTCAGCCTTGTGGTATGGCTTCTTGGCCAGGCATTTACACGCGCGTCACCTACTATGTAGACTGGATTTTGAACAATCTGGAGGATTAA